The genomic interval GGGGTGTGACCACTTGCCACAGCTGGCCCAGTTTGGCCTGGCTGTACTGCGCGGTCAGTTTCGCCCGGGAGAAGGCCAGGATGAAGTGGCGTCGTCCCCAGAGCTGTCGCATGTACGCGATCAGCCCCGGCCTGGCGCCGCTCACGGTCAGGCCGTACTTGGCGGCCAGCTGGGCCGCGTCGAGGCCCTCGTCGGCGGACGGCGGGGTCCCGAGGGCTACCCCACCGTCGTGGGTCGTGTCACTCACAAGTTTGAAACTCTCGTCTTCACGCGCAGCCAGTCGCGGGCGCGGCTCAGGCGGACAGGTTCCGGAAAGAAAATACGCCTCATGCTCTCAGAGGAAAGCCTCTCAGATGACCGGAGGTCGGCCCAGCCTCGTCAGCCGCCACACCGTACGCCACTTCATCGGCCGCCGGGGCCCGCAGGGGGTCCTCCAGCCCTCCCCGAATCCGCCGAACCACGCCTTCAGCGCGGGCGCCGAGGGACGTCTGACCAGGGTCAGCAGCAGCCAGACCCCCAGGTAGAGGGGGACCAGGGGGGCGGGCAGGTTCCGGCGGGCGAGCCAGACCCGGTTGCGGGCGACCATGCGGTGGTAGACCGCGTGCCGGGACGGGGCGGTGGTGGGGTGGTGCAGCACCATGTCCGCGCGGTAGTCGATCATCCACCCCGCGTCCAGCGCCCGCCAGGCGAGGTCCGTCTCCTCGTGGGCGTAGAAGAAGTCCTCCGGCAGTGGACCGACCTCGGCGATGACCCGGGTGCGTACGGCGTTGGCGCCGCCCAGGAACGTGGTCACGCGCGAGGAGCGCATCGGGTCGGCGGCCCGCAGCCGGGGCACGTGCCGCCGCTGGGTGGCGCCCGTGTCCGGGTCGGTGATCCGGAAGGTGACGATCCCGAGCTTCGGGTCCGCCGCGAATGCCT from Streptomyces sp. CA-278952 carries:
- a CDS encoding glycosyltransferase family 2 protein; translation: MKLGAVVITMGNRPDELRALLDSVTAQHGDRIEVVVVGNGAPVPDVPAGVRTVELPENLGIPGGRNVGIEAFGPRGADVDALLFLDDDGLLPNRDTAELCRQAFAADPKLGIVTFRITDPDTGATQRRHVPRLRAADPMRSSRVTTFLGGANAVRTRVIAEVGPLPEDFFYAHEETDLAWRALDAGWMIDYRADMVLHHPTTAPSRHAVYHRMVARNRVWLARRNLPAPLVPLYLGVWLLLTLVRRPSAPALKAWFGGFGEGWRTPCGPRRPMKWRTVWRLTRLGRPPVI